The proteins below come from a single Felis catus isolate Fca126 chromosome A1, F.catus_Fca126_mat1.0, whole genome shotgun sequence genomic window:
- the CD180 gene encoding CD180 antigen isoform X2, with translation MFLDLTRCQINWVHEDTFQYQHQLNTIVLTGNPLIFMAETAFNGPKSLKHLSLIQTGISNLEFIPVYNLEQLESLHLGSNHISSIKFPENFPTQNLKVLDFQNNAIYYISSEDMNALEKATNLSLNFNGNDIKAIEPGAFHSKSFQSLKFGGILNLSVILKGLQNSTTQSLWLGTFEDSDDQDLTPAMLEGLCEMSVESINLQKHHFSRISSTTFRCFTQLKELDLTATHLKALPSGIEGMNALKKLVLNVNNFDQLCQISAASFPSLTDLSIKGNMKTLDFGAGCLEKLENLQKLDLSHNDIEASDCCNLQLKNLPHLQYLNLSYNEPLGLQSQAFKECPQLEHLDLAFTHLRIKAPQSPFQNLRLLQVLNLSHCLLDTSNQHLLAGLVDLRHLNLQGNHFQDRRISKTNLLQPLNSLEILSLSSCDLLSIDKQAFQSLGKMSHVDLSYNSLTGDSIDALSHLQGIYLNLAVNSIHAIPPLLLHTLSQQNTINLSHNPLDCTCSNIHFITWYKENLQKIEGVEETMCANPPSLRGVKLYDVELSCGITAVGIFFLIVFLLFIAILLVFSVKFLLRWKYEHI, from the coding sequence gtgcCAAATTAACTGGGTGCATGAAGACACTTTTCAATACCAGCATCAGTTGAACACAATTGTATTGACTGGAAATCCCCTGATATTCATGGCAGAAACAGCATTTAATGGGCCCAAATCGCTGAAGCATCTTTCCTTAATCCAAACAGGAATATCCAATCTCGAGTTTATCCCAGTGTATAATCTGGAACAACTGGAAAGTTTGCATCTTGGAAGCAACCATATTTCCTCCATTAAGTTCCCAGAGAACTTCCCAACACAGAATTTGAAAGTCCTGGATTTTCAGAATAACGCTATATACTATATCTCGAGTGAAGACATGAATGCTCTGGAGAAGGCCACCAACCTAAGCCTTAATTTCAATGGCAATGACATTAAAGCCATTGAGCCTGGAGCTTTCCATTCAAAAAGCTTCCAAAGTTTGAAATTTGGAGGGATTCTTAACTTGTCTGTTATATTGAAAGGTCTACAGAACTCCACTACTCAGTCTCTCTGGCTGGGGACATTCGAAGACTCTGATGACCAAGACCTTACTCCAGCCATGCTTGAGGGACTTTGTGAAATGTCTGTGGAAAGCATCAATCTACAGAAGCACCATTTCTCTAGAATCTCATCTACCACATTTCGCTGCTTCACTCAACTTAAGGAATTGGATCTGACGGCAACTCACCTGAAAGCATTGCCCTCCGGGATTGAGGGTATGAATGCTCTCAAGAAATTAGTTCTCAATGTAAATAATTTTGACCAATTGTGTCAGATCAGTGCTGCCAGTTTTCCATCCCTCACAGACCTCTCTATCAAAGGCAACATGAAAACACTTGACTTCGGTGCTGGGTGtttggaaaaactagaaaatcttcagaaacttGATTTAAGCCACAATGATATAGAAGCTTCCGACTGCTGCAATCTGCAACTCAAAAACCTGCCCCACTTACAATACCTAAACCTGAGCTACAATGAGCCTCTTGGTCTTCAGAGTCAGGCATTCAAAGAATGTCCTCAGTTAGAACATCTAGATTTGGCATTTACCCACTTGCGCATTAAGGCTCCACAAAGTCCTTTTCAAAACCTCCGTCTCCTACAGGTTCTGAATCTTTCTCACTGTCTCCTGGATACCAGCAATCAGCACCTTCTAGCAGGCCTGGTGGATCTCCGCCATCTAAATTTACAGGGGAATCACTTTCAAGATAGGCGCATCTCAAAGACCAACCTACTTCAGCCCTTGAACAGCTTGGAGATTCTTAGTTTATCCTCCTGTGACCTCCTTTCCATAGACAAGCAAGCATTCCAGAGCCTTGGAAAAATGAGTCACGTAGACTTAAGCTACAACAGCCTGACGGGCGATAGCATCGATGCTCTTAGCCATCTTCAGGGGATCTACCTCAATCTGGCCGTCAACAGCATCCACGCCATCCCACCTCTTCTCCTCCACACCCTGTCCCAGCAGAACACCATTAACTTAAGCCACAATCCCCTGGACTGCACTTGTTCGAACATACATTTTATAACATGGTACAAAGAAAACCTGCAGAAAATTGAGGGTGTGGAGGAAACCATGTGTGCAAACCCTCCATCTTTAAGGGGAGTTAAACTGTATGATGTCGAACTGTCCTGTGGGATTACGGCTGTgggcattttctttcttatagtaTTTTTACTCTTCATTGCCATTCTGCTCGTGTTTTCAGTTAAATTCCTCCTCAGGTGGAAATACGAGCACATTTAG